From the genome of Glycine soja cultivar W05 chromosome 14, ASM419377v2, whole genome shotgun sequence:
ggcttttttaggcgatgaaaaaagtttgatttatgaattgattttagccttagtttcacttaggttattagtcaattcgattaagaaaggaaaatcccaaagaaaaacttccgaatgattttttttattattttactaaaagatatttttttattattatattattattttgcctctttttttggttttaaacgtggttacggcatgaccgaacggtcggatttcattttaacagaaattaagagatgttacaatacgaatgatcggtggaaaattattttatttttgattaggcgagaaagtgacttaaataaatgattaaagcacgtcaaaagggggtacggaaagtaaatgaactgaaaataaaagcacgcgaaaaaAATgaggaccaccaagggtacgtagaatgaattgaaaagttcgatttcaggaacttatcggttgaagactgaagaacgacgaagaacgaatgaagaacgacaaagagcggttgaaaatcttcgcgaaatcacccacggaaacatcacggaagcgttacggaagcgcctcggcttggattttcttcatgaaaacaatttttctcactaattttaagtgatcctcagataccaggagggttgaacatttttgttcttccctccttcccctatttatagggaaaagaaggagaagcttgccacccatctcgcccaggcgagctaggttgcttcctccagtaggcaccgccttctggagaacttcctggaaggcccaagtgggcttggttgctatttgcaacccctgtttactaaatacaccccttgctcttttttttttttgctgattcttttttcgtaacgttacagaaacttacggattacgtaacgatacttgttttctttccgtaatgttacggaaccttacggattatgtaatcatcccttttttgccttccagaatttacggattgcgcactaacacttccttttaacttccggcatgtcacggaacttcacgaattgtgcTCCAATgccttcttttgacttccgacaTGTCttggaacttcacgaattgcctaacgatgggtgccaggtacctcgaagtggtcaaacgagggtcgcatcccaacaacgaatggtccccggacgaaattagggtatgacaggtccTGTTGCTGCAAGAATTTGATCTAGTCATTCAAGACTAAAAGGGATCAGAAAATCTGGTAGCTGCCCACTTGTCAAGACTAGTAAATGAAGAAGTTACCTTGAAGGAACTGGAAATAAGAGATGACTTTCCAGATGAATTGTCGTTAGTGGTGAACGAGAGGCCATGGTTCGCTGATTTGGCCAACTTTAAGGCAACAGGAATCCATCCAAAGGATCTGAATTGGCAGCAGAAGAAGAAATTCTTGCATGATGCTCGCTTTTATGTCTGGGATGATCCACATTTGTTTAAGATTGGAGCTGATAACCTTTTGAGGAGATGTGTGACGAGAGAGGAATCTAAAAGCATATTGTGGCACTTCCGTAATTCACCTTGTGGACGTCATTATAGTGGGGACGAGACAACAACGAAGGTCTTGCAATCAGGATTCTTTTGGTCTTCAGTTTTCAGCGATGCCCATGAGCATGCAACTAAGTGCGATCAATGTCAAAGGATGGGAAACATATCAAGGCGAAATGATTGCTGGGGTATCGAATTTGTAGGTCCACTTCCCCCATCTTATGGGAATGAATACATCATTGTAGCTGTCGATTATGTGTCCAAATGGGTTGAAGCAGTGGCTTCCCTAAAGAATGATGCCAAGATTGTCGtaaaatttttgaagaaaaatattttttctcacttTGGGGTACCGAGAGTTCTGATCAGTGATGGTGGATTTCATTTTTGCAATAGCCAACTTCAAAAGGTGTTGGGGCATTACAACGTCACACACAAGGTGGCTTCACCGTACCATCCAAAACAAATGGTCAAGCTGAGGTTTCCAACAGGGAACTGAAGAAGATTCTAGAGTAAACTGTGGCCTCTAAAAGAAGAGATTGGGCTATTAAGCTGGATGATGCCTTGGGGGCTTATCGGACTGCCTTTAAAACCCCCATAGGACTATCTCtatttcaaatggtttatggcaAAGCCTGCCACTTGCCAATAGAAATGGAGCATAAGGCATATTGGGCTTTGAAGTTCTTGAATTGTGATAAAGTTCTATCGGGGGAGAAGAGGAAGTTGCAGCTCTTAGAGTTGGAGGAAATGAGGCTGAATGCGTATGAGTCATCCAAGCTATACAAGCAGAAGCTGAAGGCGTATCATAATAAAAAGTTGCTGAAGAAGGACTTCCAGCCAAGCCAacaagtttttcttttcaactCAAGACTCAAGCTGTTTCCAGGCAAATTGAAGTCCAAATGGTCTGGGCCATTTACCATCAAAGAAGTGAAGCCATATGGAGCAATGGAGTTAATGGATCCTCAATCAACTACTTCTGAGAGAAGCTGGGTTGTGAACAGGCAAAGATTGAAGCTGTATCATAGTGGAAGCATTGAGAGATTAACCACCATCTTGCATTTACAAGACCCATAGAAGTGATATacgtcaagctagtgacgttaaagaagcgcttactgggaggcatcCCAGCTTTCTTACCTtttcaatcttttatttttgtgttgtaATGCATGTTAGTTAGATTGTGTTTTAGTTGATACTGCTAGGGAGAAGGGTGAAAGAGTATGAACTTAAAGGAAAGGGGTTGGCCACAAGCTTCTTTGAAGCTGCTTGGATAGGTTGAGTCTTACAAATTTTTCAGTCATCCAACTCGCTCAGCGTGACACCCGCGCTAAGTGAGAGACAGCCTACGCGTTGAGCGAGTAAtactctcgctaagcgcaccaacCCTTCATCCAGTGGCAGATGGTGCGTCGCTAAGCGAGTGCATGCGCTAATCCCAAAACCTTCTCGGGTTGtgcctcgctaagcgcaccagcGCGCTAAGCACAAAACCTTCTATGTCTGAGCTTTTATGttaattgggctaagcgagatcatctcgctaagcccaaatgTCTCTGTGTAATGGCAATTGCACTAAGCGAGACCACGTCGCTAAGCGCTCCACCACCACTGCATCCACACTCACTTAATCCGCTAAGCGTGCCATGGCTCGGTTAGCAGAAGTTACAGACCAATCAGAGCTgtagaactcgctaagcgcgtacCTACGCGCCAAGACCAAAAACCTCTCGGGTTGACAATTTGGATAATTGAGATGAGTGAGTCTGTCTCGCTAAGCGTGcgagtttaaattttgaaaattcaaaCATCACAGAGTGCTCGCTCAGTGCGAcactcgcgcttagcgagtcaATCGTAACTGCAAAAAGAAGACATAACTTCCTTAGGGCAGTTACATTTCTTATCTCTATAACTACAGTCTCCTTTTCTTCTACCTCATCATTTGCACTCTCTTTGTGTATTTCACTCTCTGCATTCTAAGTAAGTTCCTTTTTcccctctttttattttctgttatgAAAACCCTAGGGTAGAAACCATACTTAGTTTATTTGCTTCTTTTGGTGTATGCTTTGATTATGGCTAGTTAAATGTTTATGTAGTGAGTAGTTAGTGTCATTGTCTGTCACATTTTGTTGCTGATTTGTTCAGGCTTAGCCTCAAGCTTCTAATCCTGTATGGTAGCTTAAGGAGTTGAGGCTAACAGGCCTCGCATTCTGGGTTTGCGAtaaactcgctaagcgagcttgTGTCGCTAAACGAGTTTATACATTTTTAAGATTTTCTGGGTTTtaggatgaactcgctaagcgtgccctgttccgctaagcgagttcatcaagtttgtttaaatttttgcaGTTTAGGATGAACTCGTTCAGCCATTGCCTTACAGCTTAGCGAGTCTTTGAGGATTAGTTATATTTTCTGGGATTTTATGAACTTGCTAAGCCAGCCATCCGTGCTTAGCGAGCACACTTAGTTTGATATGAAACTTTGAGGCTTTCTGCATTCCATCAGTAGCTTAACACGTCATACGCGTTAAGCCCAATTTTGTCTCTGTAATAAAATTGGGCGAAGTGAGCCTGTCTTGCTAAGCCCAAAGCAATTTAGATTTTTGAATGTTTGTTCATGCGCTAAACGCGTCATGTGCACTAAGCGCAAATACCTCTCTGTCAAagaataaggcttagcgagcCTGCCTCGCTAAGCCACCATTGTTATCTGTAGTGAGTCTCGCTAAGTTCCCACTGGCGCTAAGCCTAGTTCTGTTTCAGTTCATAGTCACGCTAAGCACGCCCTACGCGCTAAGCACAATTTCCTCTTTGTCTGGAATAAGGCTTAGCGAGTTACACTCGCTTAGCCACTGTTATCTTTCGGCTAAGCGCGTTGCTCGCGCTAAGCcattgtttctatttttctacTGTTGTGCTAAGCGCGCCCTACGCCCCAAGCCACTTGTTGTTATTTCTgtaaggcgcgctaagcgagcccatCTCGCTTAGTGCCCACCCTATGTTTGCACTTGTTTtcttaggtcagttttcaaTAAAACTCCTGACTAACTTCAATCCTTTTCTGTGTTTTGGTGCAGATGGCTTCTAAAAAGAGGCGTACCTCCTCTTCCAGGCCTCAGAAGCCATATGACACATCCAGATTTGTCTCTGAGATTGCAAGGGAGAGATATGAGACGAATGTCCGTCACAGGAACATCCTTCCAGAGCAAAACGTGGAGTTGGCATACTCAAACCATGATGAATTCCTTCGAGAATTAGAGAGACGCCAGTGGCACAAGAACCTGACAAGGTAGATGGAGAATAACATAGACCTAGCCTTAGTCAAGGAGTTCTACTCCAACCTATATGACCCAGAGGATCGCTCCCCCAGGCAGTGCAAAGTGCAGGGGAAGACTATTAAATTTGATGCCACCACACTGAACACCTTTCTGGAGACACTGGTGGTACTCGAGCCTAGGAAAAGGTACTTAGCATACTCCCACTTCTGCCACACTCACCCTAACCCTTAGGCTATTGCAGCCAAATTATGTATAGCAGGGACGGGGTTTGTTCTAAATGCTAAGGGGGCGCCTtggaagctgctgaggaaggaCTTGACCACTCTCGCTCAGACATTGAGTGTCCTTTCATACTCCAACCTCACTCCTACTTCTCATACCTCTGACCTTAACATGAACAGAGCAAGGTTGGTATACGGCTTAGTcatgaagatggacatggacCTGGGCTCTATCATTTCAGGCTAGATATCTTAGAAGGCCCAGTCCAACTCCTCTAGGTTGGGCTTCCCAGCCCTCATCACTGCTTTATGTTTGGCTAGGGGAGTAGTGTCCAATTCTCTAACTTTTGAGTCCCTCAGCCTGGCCATTAATTTGGAATACAtcaggaagaactgttggaaacCTAAGGATCCTTCCATCACATTCCCAGGGTTCTGCAAGGGCAAGGCCCGTGCTCCTTCAGATGCTCTAGTTCCAACACCGGTTCCAGCTCCTACACCTCCAGCACCCGTACCAGATTCAGCCGGCCCTTCTGTGCCCAACAGTGATGCGATCGTGCCTTTGCTACAGAGTATCCACCATGGCCTTTGCCTAGTGATGCAGAGCATGCAAAATCTATCTCAGCAGTAGCCGATCATGAGTATGGAAGACTTTTTAGCACAGGTAGCTTGGCCTGGAGTCCAGCCTTCCTTTTTGGGAGGAGGTGAGGCTCCTATGGCCCAGGATCCACAGACATAGGCCGCTAAAGACACCCCAGAGGCTAAGGCAGAGGCTGGGgaggctgctgaggaggcttcAGGCACAGTAGAGGCGGGCATTGATGATGACTATGTAGCAGACGTCACTACAGCGCAAGGGACTTGGGATCCATGGCTCACACCAGCACAGGATTGAAGCTTTAGACATGATTCcatttaattatattgtttttcaaacattttttatttagttagttATTTACTTAGTATTTTACTGCTTTTGAAGTTGAACAGTGGTTTAATCTagcattttcatgattttattcaataaatggTGTTTGTTCTGATATCTTGTTTGAACTGAGTTGATTGCATGACATGAGTGACTTACACTGTGAAATCATATACCTCGAATAAGTTTGCTTTATGTAGAAGAGGAATGGCATGAAAATTAGGGGCGTGAATGAAAATGTTAGCTTGCATGACTGGGAAATAGTGAAGGTGTAACCAACTGTTGTAACCCGGTGAGTTGTGTGAGTCTTAAACTGTGAGAGGACGACTAGCATCAagtactgatttttgcatgaatctttgaatactgaatgaatgcatgatttggaaatgatgaaggccatgtcgAATTGATTTCAACCACTTAGCCAAACAACTTTCCCATGTTAATGAATGATTGAAACCCTTGCACCCCTTTTGAGCTTGAATGTGAATGAATGAGTCATTGCACCCTGAGCCTAAATGTAAATGTTGTCTCTGTATACCTTATCTTAGGCTTTAGGAGAGCATTGTATGGTTGAAGACAAATTTGtcctaaatttgggggagtgttTTGGGTGATTTATATGTCAGGAATATAAGTAACAACTACACAGAATGATGTAAGCtctattggagcttgtaggcctaggatcttcttcatcaatggattcctttgctttttggaagatgaatggcagcggaatggagaaggaagagagagaggagatgccactgcaaggagaaaatgagtctagaagaagctcaccaccataggaggccatgtataagagcttggaggaagaaaaagatgaatgaagggaaaagaagagaagagcacgaaatttggtgctctaaaagagctctgaaatctgaagtttaattttcaaatgatcaaaattgaaaaaaattcacacacaaggcctctatttatagcctaagtgtcacaaaattggaggaatttccattcaaatttcacttgaatttgaaattgaatttgtggagccaaactttggagccaaaatttcactaattatgattagtgaattttagctatggttcagcccactaattcaagatcaagtccaagattctccactaagtatgcttaggtggcatgagacatgtaaaacatgaagcacatgcacaaagtgtgactatatgatgtggcaatggggtgtaacaagcaaatgcttacctccccctctaaaatttaattggattgggcttctcccaattcaattaattttattttccaacacatacatcaaatattcacttaatgcatgtgaaattacaaaactacccctaatacaaaaactagtctaggtgccctaaaatacaagggccgaaaaatcctacatttctagggtaccttacctacattatggagccctaaatacaaggcctaaaaataatgaaaccttaatttaatatgtacaaagataagtggactcatacttagcccatgggtccgAAATCTGCtataaggctcatgagaaccttaaggccttctcttgcatctctggcccaatctacttggagtcttctatccaatgcccttgtggggtaagattgcatcattccctcccccttgaaaaggatttgacctcaaatctcgaggttcttgaaactccgggcttttttcctcaacacctgtaaaaagaacaaaaacatatatattagtggtgtttggtatgttgaagtaaggtaaggtttgctaacccatttcctgggcatcgtcccatgaaggaacatgcttcctcaccaactcaatgagtggtgctacaagtatagaaaaatatgggacaaaccttttgtaaaagtttgttaagttatGGAagtcccaaatttttcttatacttggtggagtgggccactcaggaatgacctttattctcttagggttcatgggaaccccttgatcactatttaaaaagacacttgctagcatcctagaaaaaccatgaaatATTTTTAGCCCAACCTCATTATAAGCCAAATAAAGTCCTTCAGATTCATTTTGTGTGCTCATAAGTGTATggaatgagatgaaatgcaaaagttGGGAATTGTGTTAGTTGTCTATATGAAGAATTACCTAAAAAACTTGTGCGTTTGAGAGAGATAGTGGCCGTGAGGATTAAGCTTGGTTAACCTTCCTTGATACTTGTCATGCCTGCTAGCCTATTTCATTTTTGGTACTTAATGCATATGCTCATGTCTCTAAACAAAATGCACTTTACTTCCGAAGGTTATTGGTTGATGCATGTTTTGTCATCTTTGTTTATGTGATTGATACTAATGAGACAAACACCATTTTGATTAACCACTGTTACTTTCTTTTGCTTGACGACAAGGAAATTGCcattttctttgcttgaggacaagtaaaactgtaaatttgggagaGTTTGTTAATTGCTATTCATGAGCTTTAACTGCattaaaaataagtgaaaaagtAGCAATGTGCCTCTAATTTACGGTTTCTTTTGTGagaattgtaaataatttgttCTTGTATGAATTTATAAAGTAGAAACTCCATTTGTGTTAACTAATGTTGAATTTAACTTGGTTTTTAGGCTAAagaagagaaagtgttgaaaTGCTGCTGAAGGACTCACTCAGCGAGCCAGATTGGCTAAGCGAGACTCATTCGCTTAGCGAGGCAGCCAGCTCATTGAGCGAATTCAAAACCCTAGAGAATTTTGAGCCAGAGAGCAGCGCGCTTAGCATGCAGCCAGCCCACCCAACGAGGACATTGTCTTTTCTGGCATAGCGCTTAGCGCATAGCCACTTACTCTCACTCAGCAAGACATCTTGTTGAGTGCGCCTTCGTATGCTGAGAAGCCTAAGAGTCTTTAAAACACTGAGTTAGAGGGAAATGAAAGGACATGACGTGAAACAAAAGGAAGAAGGCACATAGGCtgggataagacatttttttcatccatttaccattttctttcattcaaaCACCATTTCCTTTTTGAATTAAGTCCTCCTTGTTAATGGAGGGCTAGAAACTTCATTGTTGGGGAGTTATTCTATTGAGCACTCTTAATGTAAActtctaactatctatttaatgttatttctagTGTTCTCTGCTTCTAACTGTGTTTATTTTACGTACTTATggcttgatcatccatttgtatTTTAGTTTGGTTTTGAGTGTTGGAAAATGCTTAGAATGCTTAAAACTTGGTAGAGCAGCTAGAGGTCTGTTTATCTAGGAATAGAATGCAGTAATCTAGTATATTTTGTACCGTGTGCGTACTACAACTCCCTTAGAAGgagtttgttgaggaatcaagaataaaaactaagagagttaggctcgttcatgtgaggaatcatggtCTGAGTAAATTGATGGTGCAAGAACACTAGAGtaatgttaaatagagaaaaaaccTATTAGTACAGCAAGAGGAAGTTTAATAGAAGACTCCCTGAAGTTTTTACTTTGATATTTATTCCATTTTTATAGTTTTGTGTTCATTTTGTCATTTGTTTAAGtagcataattaattaaagaaaatcaacCCATTAAtgagttctttatctttattacCAACGCTAAAAATGTTTACATACTGAATATACAACATCTAAGTACAACAAATTCCCTGTGGACACGATACTCGGACTTACCGTTTTAAATACTACTTGTGCAAATTGGTATAGTTGCCAATAGTTCAACAGTTAGTAGTTGTGTTTTCTAGATGCATCACTTTGTTAGTCCATgctttaacaaatttttctttgtgcAAAATCACCCATGTTTGGCACACATTGTCGACAAACATAGGCCATATAGAGCAAGCCATTTCAAAGTTCTTAAGGTACTCATCAAAATAACTCTCACATAGACAGTCAATCAAACTTCCCCAAGCCTCCATCACATAATCCCATGCATTTTTTGACCCACCAGGGTTTTGCACTTTGCCTGCACTTTCTTGTCAATGTGAAACCGACACAACAAGTTCGTAGCATCTAGgaatacagttttcactgcatttaTCAAAGCCAAATCTCCGTCGGTAACAATAACCCCAAGGAGTGCATCAACTTTCATGAAAAGACCCCGAAACCGCTGTAgagcccaaacaacattattaagaCGTTCTCCCTCCATGTAAGCAAAAATAGCAGAGAATGTCATTCTTGTTGGTGTAACTCCAATAATATCAAGCAATGACAGtttgtacctatttgttttgtaggtattgtcaataaaaaaaaaaactaaattacaagAATTGGTTACTTTGACTGCATTAGGATGACTCCAGAACAAGTCACGTACAACATTTTCATCCTTCAACCTATGCCAGTGAATATATTGATCTTGGTCAAGCAACATCACGAGCTGTTGCTTTTCGGAGTTACtccctcttatggaagaacagTAAGCATTTTtggcattgtaaatttgtttgattgttgtataacTGTTGACATTGTGCTTCTTCAACGTCAAAAGAATATTTCTTTGCTTCACCATGGACTTCGTCTTATTAGCAACACCAATCTTCTCATCTTTAATTAGTCGACCCGCATATGGATGACCAACAAATGACTTTGCCGTTTCATGATTGTGAGTCCCATAAATTAACTTCATCATCCATCCTTCTCCTCCCAAAACTGGCTTCACACGCAACTTAAACGGGCATCCACATTTTCTACTGCCAGTGCATGTTCTAACTAAATCCTTATTCTTAAGCCTATACTCACCACTCCTTTCGTAAACTATTAACAGAAATGAGGCTCTTCCTCTAACACCAGTATTTGCCAATTTGTGTCTGACCTCATTATCACAACaacaaatccaatttcatgagtCACCGTCGAGCCCAATATAAAACTTTATCACGGGTATCAAACAACTATAACACAATTCAAAGAAGGTCTGAGATCACTgaacatttatataatataattactgTACCAACAACAAATTAGACaaatacctgagaagtattaaagGCATCAGAGCAATCAACATGTTCTACTTTCACACCAACATCTTccttatttttaacatttatatCAACTTCTTAAGACATGATAGTATCATACCTCCACTATTTTTCGTTCatcttaataaaacatttaacaaatttaatgataTACAAAAAACGACTAAAAAAACTATACAATCACCTTATTTGTTATCGACACAAATATAGctctatacaaaaaaaaatgtattgtacATCATATAACCATTGAATACATTTTCACTACATATTTCATTaatatattcaattataaaaaataaaaaataatattataattaaacaaatgactaataaatatcatataaattctaataaatacatcattcaattaaatatcaaatttgtttaattatcatttgctgtaataaatatctaaatacatcattcaattaaatatgctatttgtttaattttcaatcacTGTAATAAACATGTAAAtccatcattcaattaaataccatatttgtttaattatcaattgttgtaataaacatctaaatacataattcaattaaataccatatttgtttaattttttatcactgtAATAAGCAtccaaatacatcattcaattaaatactaaatttatttaattatcaattgctGTAATAAACAtccaaatacatcattcaattaaatatcaaatttgtttaacaattaattattgtaataaacatctaaatacaacaTTCAGTTAAATAACAAATGTGTTTAATTATCAAatcttgtaaataaattaaatgtataatttttttaaaataaattataatttttttaaaaaaattcaaaacatacggATTGATAATCTGTATGAACCATACATATTGTTAAtatgtatgttttgaaaaaaaaatacgcaTCTCTCCTTCTCCGGTGATGAAAAATCACCAAACTTTACCTATATCCGTAAACAACGCACATACACCACCGACGACAACAAACGTTCACAAAAAGACGCTAACAGAAGCAAGTTACACTAAGGGAGTGCAATTTTACGAAAAAAGACACTAcagaaatgaaaaagttaatatgctatttataacaaaaaataccCATAAGGACATTTtcgatattttagaaaaatgctGGGTGTACCAGCAAAAATGCTGGTGCCTCAAGCAGTTCCCCGCAGTTACTCCATTGGTTCCGTTCATGccgggaaaaatgaaaaaaaatttaaatttaaattgaagtaaaaattttaatttttttaataagtaattttctcttatattttcgttaattaaataaatatatatttctttttattctattttaatcaTAAGAATTGACATGTTTTCTTGACGCAATTGATTACgcataatttaatgataatatgttGTCTACACAGCTGTACGTGGAAGATACCTACGAACTTCCGAGCAAGTGTGTGCTTTTAA
Proteins encoded in this window:
- the LOC114383786 gene encoding uncharacterized protein LOC114383786; this translates as MSFLGHAGFYRRFIKDFSKIAKPMSNLLNKDVVFLFDEDCLKAFNTLKTSLVSAPGSENLVAAHLSRLVNEEVTLKELEIRDDFPDELSLVVNERPWFADLANFKATGIHPKDLNWQQKKKFLHDARFYVWDDPHLFKIGADNLLRRCVTREESKSILWHFRNSPCGRHYSGDETTTKVLQSGFFWSSVFSDAHEHATKCDQCQRMGNISRRNDCWGIEFVGPLPPSYGNEYIIVAVDYVSKWVEAVASLKNDAKIVPTSKGVGALQRHTQGGFTVPSKTNGQAEVSNRELKKILE
- the LOC114383787 gene encoding uncharacterized protein LOC114383787 gives rise to the protein MLIALMPLILLRHKLANTGVRGRASFLLIVYERSGEYRLKNKDLVRTCTGSRKCGCPFKLRVKPVLGGEGWMMKLIYGTHNHETAKSFVGHPYAGRLIKDEKIGVANKTKSMVKQRNILLTLKKHNVNSYTTIKQIYNAKNAYCSSIRGSNSEKQQLVMLLDQDQYIHWHRLKDENVVRDLYKLSLLDIIGVTPTRMTFSAIFAYMEGERLNNVVWALQRFRGLFMKVDALLGVIVTDGDLALINAVKTVFLDATNLLCRFHIDKKVQAKCKTLVGQKMHGIM